Genomic DNA from Salvia miltiorrhiza cultivar Shanhuang (shh) chromosome 1, IMPLAD_Smil_shh, whole genome shotgun sequence:
CCACTTAGACGAAAAAATGGTCAACGTTGTTAGTCGTTCTAAGATGTAAGTAAACAATGTTGCCTGTCCACCGCACTTGATCTGCAAAAATATGGATGCGCCTCGTTATAAAATTTGTCCTGAAGCATTACTGGAGACTTATATATCAATGGTTGGATATAGGCCAGCGCCAGATCTATGTCCACCACCATAATAAGTATCAGAGTATAATGGTGAGTGAGGCTCGCTAGACTTTCGTGATCTTGAGTTTTTGGAAGAAGGGCTATATGATTCCGTTGAACCACTGTCGTACAACGATGATCTTAGGAGCCCATTGATCCTTGGCAGGCCAGTTGGATCATTATTCGAGGAGTAGCCTCTCTCAACAGTCTCAGCTTCAAGCGGCAGTTCATCAATTGTCTGCATAATCAATTCAGTTCAACCAAATGCGCAATTCGAGGTAATGTCAATTTCAAGGAAAGGCATAAATTTTCACTTTCATGAGCATCAACTCAAAAATATAAAGCACTAACCCGGAAAGCTTGCTCTAGGACCTTAAGTGTATCATGAGTCTGCTTTCTCTTCGTGGCAACCTCATCTGGCTCCCGCAACAACTCTTCAAGCAAGTTTTCTCTGCTCACAAAATTACAAAACACAAGTATAATTTGTGAACTTACAAAGAACTAGATAATCATCAAAGCctactaattaaattttaaatgggATTGTTCAATGGGTAGCAAAATGAACTAACACTATCATCCTGGACACTCAACCTAGCTTCTAGACCATGTTGATTTAGATGTCTTTTCTTTCATTTGCAACATAAAGGTCCAAATTTTACTCTTCATCATCTAAATCCGGTGCCCTATTCATCGCATAACGATACAAAAAGTTGTTAACATAGAATATACCTGTACAATCTTTTTATGAATTCATTATGAAGCTCTCGCTTTGTGTGGTTTACCTGTAAGTTTCAAACGAAAAAAGGGATAAAAACAAATTCCATTAGGGATGGCAAACAGGACAGCCGAATTTCAGACTGCTAAAAGAGCTAAACCATGCATCAGAGAGGAaaccaaaatgaaaaatatgggAATAGAAGAATATAGATCATTAAGCTATAAAGAGTACAAAAGTTGTTTCCTAACATTCCATGCAGGATAGCCACTTGATATCAAGGGTCCTAATTGGTTGATATCATAAAAGCATAagggcccgtttgattttcagtattggattaagcatgatataaattatcctgataatttagtgtggattagtcatgatttctaatctcagatgggtgtttgatatctttggtaattaatcccaaaaagtgtttggtatccattgaaataggttggattaacatatcaaatacctaaattagtagcctatggagggggtggaataattagtgtgggttaatcccatgggggaggtgggataattagtgtgggttaatcccacaaaataagctagggtcttgggataaacctggagttgaccatattagtaacacataatatcaaacactacataaattcatattaatttaacttatcctgcttttaaacccatatcaaacaggccctaagAATTTAATGAAGTGGGCAAAACAAAGGAGTAGACGACTACTACTAGAAAGAAGTAAGCCTTTCTCCCACTATGTATGGCCAACTATGTCCGATCATATCTCTCCAACACCGCAAACTAAAACTAAGGAAAAAAATAAACCCCAGAAATGAAAAGCAATTACCAGAAAATGCATAATGGCTTTTGGTACGTAATCCTGAATGCTTTTCCGCACAATATCATAATACGACCTCAGTAACAACTTTGTAGCAGTAATCTCAATGGTCTTTTCGTCTGAGTCAGGTTCTGACGACCTCAACACACTAGGGGGctttcacaaaattaaaaagaaattaatccATCAAAACATATTACAAATTTTACTACAGATATTAATAGTTTAATTTTGCTAGAAATAATACTTTGACCGAGTACCTCTCTCAAATGGATCATCGACATTCTCTGTTCCATGCTTTGAACAGGTTCATTAAATGGATTGCTGGTCGAGTTCTCTTTAGGTGATGTATGATTGTCATTTCCGCCAAATATCGAAGATATTCCCCAACTCGAACCAGCATTGCTTACTAATAAGACGCATTTAATGATTGTCATTAAATGTATGATTTTATTGGATCTTCTATTAGGTATAGACTAATAAGAAATTGTCAGCAAAGTGTTTGAGTTCTGCACCCACTAAAATTAGTGTTAACTGTCAAATAAATATCCTCTTTTGACCCATTTTGCAATTTATGCTACTTTTGAAATGTTTCATTAATGACTCCACCTTTTAATTTGTAGCAATATCCACATCCCCAATTTTTTAAGCATCAAAACGACCTCATTTCAGCGGTGAAATAGACATCGTTTCACCGACCAAGTTCGCTGAAAAGATTGGGAGGACTGAATTGCTACAAATCAAAAAGTGGTAGTCATTATAGAAACGCTTCAAAACTAGCGTCTAAATTACAAAAATGGGTCTAagatggtgatttctctggtgatTAACCCTTACAATTGTATATAAGCAGTCCATTTCTCTGATCAGAGAATGAGAAAAAGAAACTACTGAGAGAAGAAATAACAAATATTACCAGACTGAGCAGTTTTCTCGACATCTGAGGCAGATCGAACACCCTTTTTCCATGTAAAGAACAACAAAGGAAAGTTGTTGATTTGAATAAGAAAAACTAAATTTCAGTGTCCATCGAGGGCACTGGGTGCCAATAGATTACTTACTTGCTCTGGAACAATTCCATTCACTTGTCGAGAAAGTACGGTCCGAGATGTGAAATTTCTTTCAAGGTGAGATACTTTTTCTGATTCTCCTGTATcctaaattaaaatcaaaacaaataaTAAACCCCTTGTGAACTAATGAGCACatactttataaaaaaaagaaatcaaagTGCACTCACCTTGTGCTTTGCAACGGGCGCCACAATTTTGGACTTGATTTGCTCTGATGCAGCCTCTAGAGCTTTTCTTCCACCAATAAAATCTGGATTCGAAGTGTTTATGAAATCCATCTACGGCACAGTACATTCACCAAAATCCGATGTTAAGAAATTCAGTAAGTTATAAACAAAAGCAATAGGTTAATGCAGATAACGATCCTTTAAATTTAGATTATCACACAAACATACAGAAGTAGCCAATACAAAAAAATCTAAGCCTTTACCCCACTATATAGATTATATCTCTCCATCAGTTTCCATTGAAACACAGTTCTCAATAGTATAGTTAGCcaatcttttaaatttatataatatttaaactTAAGATTTAGTTTCCTCCATGAGTTAATCATGGTAGATTGTATTGACACAAACTGTATCATTTTCAGATGCTCCGCTTTCAGTTCCACCCAATCACTACTCCACATATCCAAAATTTCACAACTCAGTGAGAGGTTCTAAAGGAAACATGTGCACTGCATACTTATAAATTAACTAGACATTGTACTTATAATGGTTTAGCACAAAAGAATTAGAGTCGACATAATACAGAAACACTATGAATCATTTCCAACTCTTCATTCTATGGGATGCAGAGTAGAACGCCACTCATTTTCTCATCCATAGAAAGAGAGGAAGTACAGGGAAAGGACATAACAGACATAATATCATATCGCAAATTGTATCATATCATGGCATGGCAGAGTATTAGTACATCATCAGCAACTTCATCCAAAAATCTGGAACTTACTTTGAATCGACTCAGGTTATTTTGCTCATGAGATTTTCAGTATTTCAGAGAACAGAAAGACCTAAACACAAACACCATGACTGAAATTACCTGTGTTTCAACATGACTTTCCACCATTGCCTCCGTTGGCCGAAGACTTTCTTGCAAAAAATCTCTGATAACAATATCAATGCGTTTTCGTAGGACCGGAAACTGTTGGAGCTCATTTACCATACAGCGATGGCTCATCTAACAGGAAACAACCAAGTTAAGGTCAACATACAAAGATGACTGCAGTGAATATCTGAACTCTGTGATACCAAGTATGCACCTTGATCAGCTCATCATAGATAAATCTGGTGCACTGGAGACTTGGATCCAACAAACGTGCTATTTGCCTTCTAACAAGAACTTCAAAAGGAACCTATATGTTCGTATTATTTTGCAAGCTAAAAATTAGTTGGAAGGCTTTAAAAGTGAGAACTGATAGGATTTGAGCTTTCCTCAAAATATCCAAGATAGATAggaagaaataataaaataggCAAAAGACATACTTCTGGCACAAAGAGTGCAGATCTGGTACCAGTTGCATTTTGAATGGCAGTGCGGATATCGTCATCAGTTAAATCCTCACAAGGATCTATATCCTGCACAACATCATAAAAAGTATATGACTTCTTAAgaatttcaattaaatcaattGGTTGCATCAAAATCATTTAGAAGCTAAGGATTAACAGAATTACTCCTAAGAGTAGTCTTAACTTGCCGAGGAAATCCTAGTGGCCATGTCATATTACTCAGTAAATGGAAGAATATTAAATAACCACATATTTTATTATGCATCTTATATTTTGCATAATTCATCTTAATCCCTCCATTTGAGTGACCGAAAACACACAGTTCAATGTGTACTGTTGAGAAATTATTCTTTAAAGAAAAAGGGTTGGCACAGGAAATTATGAAAACCTGGAAAACCTAATTGCATCATGTCACAAACAATACATTAACAAAGTAATGGACTGCAGTAGCCCACTAATGCGAGCTCAGCGTTCAATAAACTACATTAGAATTTTCCAAGACTTCATAGGGCATGCCCATAGCGTTCAGATCAAGAGGACAAACCTCCAAGCACTTCACAAAAATATTTTGGAATATATAATGTATTCTTGCTCCTCCAGAAAGCTCAGATGTTGACATTCCTTCACTCTTGCCTTCTATCATTGAAGAGAATGCTGTTCCCAACAAAaaactataaattaaaaatcaaaatcaaagaagaagaaagaacaAAGTCTGACAAGAAGCAAGCATTGAGATATCCCTGATCATCCTGCCGTTTCCAATAGAAAGGGTATGATGTTCTGGTAGTAACAGAATATTCCTCCCTGAGGAGGGTTTAATGTAATGTTAAAGATTACCATAATTAAGCAATCAGGAAGGTTTTTGTGGCTGGATATGATTTAACGCAATCCAAAATATTATTGCAGATACTAAAGAAAGACAATATCAGCATCTTCTTCCTAGTCCACTTCCAATCACAGAATAAAAATAAGCTAATTTCATTGATAGCTAAATACAAGATATACAGGGAAGGAATGGTGATGGACAAATACAAATGACCCTAAGGGATAAAATTCCAAACAATCATTAATGCCTCAATTATGATACAGCCTCAGTGCAATGATGTACATGATATTACGATGTGCTTCAAGCAAGTAGAGATAAGCAAATAAATATACATGTTTGAGTCCCACATATATGTTATACATAGAGAAAAAGAGAAGCATACCTTCTGAATATCTGGAAAGAACGTTTAGTATTAGAGCACCTTTGCCAGCCTGTTCACCATGAAAGGGTAACGAATTGGCAATCGAGATAGTTTGTTAGTTTTCTGAATACCCAGCTAAAACAATCAGATCACCAACTTGAATAAAGGATAATACTTAAACTAGAAAGCAAATAGTcataaatcatcacaaaatcCAGCTTCTATTTGCAATTACTTGTGATGCCATACAGAGGGAGAAAGGGTTGGTCATATAACATAATTTCATAAACTAGAAAGCAAATAGTcataaatcatcacaaaatcCAGCTTCTATTTGCAATTACTTGTGATGCCATACACAAGGAGAAAGGGTTGGCCATAAAGTCTTGAAAAGAAAGAGCATTAAAGTCTTGAAACAACTTCAAGGACAATGGCCATGGGTTTAAATACCTTTGACTCAGAAACTTCTCCATAGCTAGCATACTCCTTTGCCACAGAGACCAGGGCGGCACTAATGCGCGACTTCAAACCCGGAAGAACATTCTTAATATGTTGTACCAAAATCTGTTAAGAAGTGGAGAGATTACACCATGCAGCACGCATTATGAAAATATCAATATACATACTTAGGGCTAGTTTGATAGGCAGTATGACATAAGGCTTCACATGTTTGACTGTGATGTTTTTTACCATATAAGGTAACCATATTATATTTGCTTGGATGTATTAAAATATCACAACATATGTACATACTTAAGTTGGTACTCATTCTCAAACAGCATTACCTGGTTCAACTTCATGGCCAACTGTGGGATTCCACAACGATCAGCAATATCACTGTACACCTATAAAATATAGGTTAACAAGTGGCCATATGAATTACTTGTGAGGAGGGCAAGAAACCAATCAGTAATAAGAACAATCAATGGCATACTGGACGAGTGTGAAAGAACTTCTCTTCTGCAACAAGTGCATCTTTGATACTTCGGTTCCGCAGAATATCCTGTTGAACACAACATACACATTGTTAAGGAAGTGTAAAAAAGTTGTCCAGTGATTCTATAATCgaggaaagagaaaatattaaatGACAGCGGTATActtatttctatttttgctCACCAGAGATTCAGAGAAAGAGAATATGAAATATAACTCAAAACTACCTAATGAAATAGAGAAGTAAATGCATGTACATCAGCTTCTAAAATATCATAACAGTTATCAGTATCACAGACATCTCAGCAATATCAGCTTAAAACAAAATAAGGTATAATATGAGAAGGTCTAAGTAAATGAAGAAGAAAGCTTTAAGTAGCCCAAACATCAAAGAGTTTAAACATAAGAGCGTAATTTTTTCATCAAACAACTTCAGCCCTGCTCCAAGTAGATGAAATATAAGGAACTGCAGCGAGTATACTTTATctatatgaaactgaaaaatTACCTCTTGACTGCGATTTACAACACCTACATAACCAAGGCGAAGCGGAACCACTTTCCCAAGCAAAAAGTTGCGTGCATCAGTACCTCTATCCATTATATCCAACTGTAGCAACAAAATGAACACAAACAAAGCCAACTTAGATAAAGTGCAAACAGAAACTGGAAGTACACAAACAATCGTCTAGCCTAACATTTTCACCTTTGTAATAACACCAATTGTCCTGTGACCTGAAAATAGAGACTTTCAGATGTGATCTCAAGAatccaaaaattaatttttactagTGATAGAAACTGAGTGTaggaaataatattttcagATAAGTAAAACCAGTGGACCTAACCATCAGGATCAACGCATTGTGCCATCTGAAGAGCATCTGAGTTAGCCAGATCGGCATTTGCTGGTGTCACAGCCAGGATCAGGCAACTTTCACGTTTAATGACTGCCGTTATCATATTTCTAATACGTGTTTCAATGTCAGATGGCTGATCACCAACAGGAACTTTCGTGAGACCCGGTAGATCCACAAGAGTAATGTCAAGAACATTTGGAGAATAAATCTTTAAGCTTATTGGTTTATCTGAGACACCTTTGTTTCCCCCTGCTTCTCTCTCTGTTGCAGCCTAAACAGATTGCAACCTCATCTAGCGTTAAGAGGCAGCCAATTCAACAAACTCTAGAGGAACAGAGAACTAGAAGCAAAAGAGTAACATTTAAGGAAACAGAAACAATACAGGCAACAATGATTTGAATTTTACAGCTAAAAGTGAAATGAACTGATGGATCTTGTTTGGCACACAAAGCCACTAGATATCATTCTGTAAGAGGAGTAATCTATGTATAAAAATTGCATAACCAAAATTGACGTTTCATAAGCATGACATTTCAAATATGGAAGCATGATTTACAGAAAAACCAAATATAAGATCTACATTCTACATAGAACCTTGGTGAATGGATTTCCTTTTGCAGTCACTATTTTTTAACTCTGTAAAGAGTTTAGTAACTGTCATAGCATCAAGAAATATTAGTAAAGAAAATTCATCAATTGAAAACCAAGGGATGGGTTCCAAACTACCACTAAAGTGagccagtaaagtggtgaagcTCAGCATTTGACTTTTGAGTCTTCAACCACCCCAACATCTTCTTTGGAGATGACCACATCAATACAAAAACCTCAGGCAATTGTACACATAAACCTCACCACACCATGAAAGGAGAAGGTGATAATAGAATACATCAATCTACTCAGCTAGGTTCGAATCAAGGCAAGCTCatccaaaacacacacacaagaatGTTTCTACCACTAGGTACAAGTTATCCTTCAttcaaagaaaattaaattaaatttagtaCCTAGAAAATGTTCGCATGCAtgcttatttaaattaatcgGACAACTAGCTCCAAGTCATTGGCTTGTTCCGAACATTAAGAAAATGCCACAAGACCTTATTGTTCCAGGTTTCTAGTCCAACACCTAATCCACATTTTCGCTAAAAGGCATTACGCCTTGATGGGTTCAAATATCACACCAACCTATATATTACAAAACCAACACGTTAACTCAGATACACATAGTTACACTAATTCGTTTACCATACAAATCATATCATATTATCATCTAAAATGGAGTATAAAAGACGATTTTTTTTCGCATGCGAAACTTACCTGTATCTCCCTCCGGATTCCACTAAAATCAAAAAACTTCTTCCCCGGTAAATGCAAGAACTCCCCCCATTCTTCCTCCTCGTCATCGGCCTTTCTCTGTCTCTGGTGGAGCTGCAGCGTGAGCGGGCGGCGGGTGCAGATGTCACTTCCACGCGGTAGAAAATCACGTCCTACGAGCGCCTCCAACACACTCGATTTgccgctgctctggctgccgACCACCGCCACCTGCGGCAAGTCGATCGTAGACTGGCTTCCTAGCTGCGCGAAAATATCCTGCAGTTTGTTCGCTATGGGTATAACCGAGCTCCCAAACGGCGTCGCCGACGAGCCGCCGTTCGACGCCGCCGATTTCACCTCCGTCATCAAATTGATCGGTTGAAGATCGGCGCAATGTGAAATTGAATGTTGTATTTTGGTTTCTGGTAGGTATGGATGTTAAAACCCTAGTTAGGGGATTGTGTGAGCGGTGGGGATGAGAGCAGAGTCTGAAATAGTAaggattttagagagagaaagagtgtgCGAGAGAAACTTGCGCGAGGATCCTCCTCCTTCACGTAGCGCACAAGCAAACATTGACACACACTCTTACCGCAGAGAATGGGGGATCCCGGCCCGGCACCGGCCACCGCGCtagtctttttttctttttttaattataaacacTTACGTGTTATTCGTTTAAAATAGcgataatatgaaaaaataggGTCATTATTATATggtgttaatatataagagtagccacttttatatagtaaaaataaattttacccactcaaataaaaatataaaaaaatactcactttttgtattaaatgactaaattacccttctatataaatggacaaaccctaacctcctttcattctctcatttctctctctcgacacgctctctctcctctctctctctcttctctctctttctctctaatctctttatacactctctctctctcttctctctctttctctctaatcTCTTTATAcactctctcgatctctctctctctccttcttccCCAACCTgcgctctttctctctctctctctctctcttcgcccGTCTGTCGCCGCCTTCATCGTCCGCAACAGAGTTGGCGATTCCGGCAGCTTAGTGGTTGCAGCACCACCGCTGGCAAAGATCTCTCCCTTTCTCTATCTGGCGGACAGATCGGAGCTGCGTGGACAGATCTCTCCGTAAACATCAGATCAAAGCCCCTTCACTCTCTCCCCTCTCACTCTTTCTCTTTCTTCccgctctctctttctcacacCAAATTCAACATGAACACGGTGGATCTGAGGGAGCTGGCGGCGGTGAGGTACGGGCAGCGCGATCTGCAGAATTCAGATTTGAGATCTCTGTCATCGTCTACGAGGATCTCAAATTATTTCTCCATCTTTGAATCATTGGgatgagaatgagaatgatTTAGAGATTCTAGATTTTGGGGATTGTTCTTATTCAATTACTTTAAGAAAATATGCCATTTAGAAGAGAAATTTGAGGAAAAgttgaattcaatttgaatttaatagaaaaaaaatataagtaacgaagaaattgatgaaaatcgcgcaattttgtataaatgttcttgaattcacaaccagatttatgaattcacaactgaattatcggcgttggttgtgaattcacaattgaaatggTGTTGAtagtgaattcaaattttattggttgtgaattcacaacttgaaaaagtgttggttgtgaattcacaacttgaaatagtgttggttgtgaattcacgcgaattcacaaccaacacttctTATTCACAATCAATACTTGAATTCAGactcagttgtgaattcgagttgaattcacaaccagtgaacagtgggtatttgtaaaatttttatattaagggtaaaatggtaaatgtgggtattttttaaaaattttatattagtagctaatttttaattttactaaaggaaagtgggtattttcaaaatccactctattttatttatatgaagtGGTAACACTATTACTAGGACGTGCATGATTCAATGCACggtaaatattaaaattataagatatattcaaataatttttttatatatgagcgtgaattaaaatttataaaaaataataaagagaaaaaaaatacattttatttgttaataatttattcatttcaaattcatttttatgtttttatatcatattaaatatcTTGTCACAaacttatatttaaaataaatattgaatatttttcttCATAATCAAATTTGACTAtgtaagggttaattacgcgaaaaatcatgaactttgggccgattttcaAGTTTgacatgaacttttttttatcaaattttcccagAACTTAACCAATTGATCAATTTTGCCACGGTTTTTACCTCCGGCGAAGGTCTGGTCTTAGCTGGCGCCTACGTGGCAATACCGAGCTGActacgtggtaataccgagctgatgtggcgcctacttgaaaaaaaaataaacaaaaaaaatagaaaatcaatTATTTGCCAAAACCTGCCGACCGTCGCTCTTCCCTCCATCTTACCGCCGACCGCCGCTCATCTTCTTTGTCTAGAAAAAATCCTCCTCCCAAAACCTGCAACACCGCCGCTGCCGACTGACGAAGTGGAGCAAGTGACCAACTCCAGCGCCAAATCACAGACCCAAATCAAAACCCTAGGACCGCGAAGGCGGCGGCGCGTGACCTGGTGGCGAAAATGGGCTCCCCGAAGACGGCCCTCTGCCGCCCCCTCCgctgccttcccccaccaccacacctctctCTTCATCGCccttccccaccaccatcaccagatccgccgtacctttccccaccaccacaccagatccACCGCCTTCATCTTCCCCCAACCACCTCTCAGAACTGCCGCCCTCTCCGTTTCCTTCCCCCCAACCACCTCTCAGATCTGTCGCCCCCTCCgctgccttcccccaccaccacacctctctctccaccgccctcccccaccaccatcaccaaaTCCGCCGCGCCTTCCCCCAACCATCTCGCAGATTTGTCGCCCCCTTCGCTGCCTTCCCCCACACcacacctctctctccaccgccctcccccaccacctcgcagatccgccgccccccTCCGCAGTATCAGGTGGTTAGAAGAGCTTCTTTCCGGCAAGCTcgacacagagagagagagagagagagagagagagagagagaaagttttgggctcaaaacgacgtcgaaCGTCGTCGTTTCTTGTTCCCGCCGGCGATGCCACGTCAATTTTCAGAT
This window encodes:
- the LOC131005168 gene encoding dynamin-related protein 3B, whose translation is MTEVKSAASNGGSSATPFGSSVIPIANKLQDIFAQLGSQSTIDLPQVAVVGSQSSGKSSVLEALVGRDFLPRGSDICTRRPLTLQLHQRQRKADDEEEEWGEFLHLPGKKFFDFSGIRREIQAATEREAGGNKGVSDKPISLKIYSPNVLDITLVDLPGLTKVPVGDQPSDIETRIRNMITAVIKRESCLILAVTPANADLANSDALQMAQCVDPDGHRTIGVITKLDIMDRGTDARNFLLGKVVPLRLGYVGVVNRSQEDILRNRSIKDALVAEEKFFHTRPVYSDIADRCGIPQLAMKLNQILVQHIKNVLPGLKSRISAALVSVAKEYASYGEVSESKAGKGALILNVLSRYSEAFSSMIEGKSEGMSTSELSGGARIHYIFQNIFVKCLEDIDPCEDLTDDDIRTAIQNATGTRSALFVPEVPFEVLVRRQIARLLDPSLQCTRFIYDELIKMSHRCMVNELQQFPVLRKRIDIVIRDFLQESLRPTEAMVESHVETQMDFINTSNPDFIGGRKALEAASEQIKSKIVAPVAKHKDTGESEKVSHLERNFTSRTVLSRQVNGIVPEQGVRSASDVEKTAQSVSNAGSSWGISSIFGGNDNHTSPKENSTSNPFNEPVQSMEQRMSMIHLREPPSVLRSSEPDSDEKTIEITATKLLLRSYYDIVRKSIQDYVPKAIMHFLVNHTKRELHNEFIKRLYRENLLEELLREPDEVATKRKQTHDTLKVLEQAFRTIDELPLEAETVERGYSSNNDPTGLPRINGLLRSSLYDSGSTESYSPSSKNSRSRKSSEPHSPLYSDTYYGGGHRSGAGLYPTIDI